The Peribacillus sp. FSL E2-0218 genome contains a region encoding:
- a CDS encoding pentapeptide repeat-containing protein produces MIEKLHAHVHGIFAPYQNARTAKELEEELLQNLLEKYNDHKRKGASEDEAYELTVDSIGEVSELVDALNLQYNELEEAIKMDYSKQRLLDSDFRSVSVHDGKFNSCDLSRSDFSHSDLTGSTFKGSNLSHCIFENVNLTSTLFKSANLKGVTFKNNTYNKTHFKGCNLSGLIFDGESFNQTIFEGSSLKKASFRDATLISVQFRMSDLKKIDFTGASMDKLTYNFLYGAKVDLSGATIIGRSDLQ; encoded by the coding sequence GTGATTGAAAAACTGCATGCACATGTTCATGGCATTTTCGCACCGTATCAAAACGCCAGAACGGCTAAAGAGTTGGAAGAAGAACTGCTGCAAAACCTGCTCGAAAAATATAATGATCATAAAAGGAAGGGCGCAAGCGAAGATGAGGCGTATGAGTTAACCGTTGACTCCATAGGTGAGGTATCGGAGCTCGTCGATGCCCTCAACCTTCAATATAATGAGCTTGAAGAGGCGATAAAGATGGATTATTCTAAACAACGCTTATTGGATTCCGACTTTCGCTCCGTTTCCGTCCATGATGGAAAATTCAATTCCTGCGATTTAAGCCGCTCTGATTTCAGCCATTCCGATCTGACAGGCAGTACATTCAAAGGCAGTAACTTAAGTCATTGCATCTTTGAAAACGTCAACTTAACAAGTACCTTATTTAAAAGTGCCAATTTAAAAGGCGTCACCTTCAAAAACAATACTTATAATAAAACCCATTTTAAAGGCTGCAACCTATCGGGGCTCATTTTTGATGGCGAATCATTCAACCAAACCATTTTCGAGGGCTCTTCATTGAAAAAAGCATCATTTCGCGATGCCACTCTCATCAGTGTTCAATTCAGAATGTCCGATTTAAAGAAAATCGACTTTACTGGAGCCTCCATGGACAAACTTACTTACAACTTTTTATACGGGGCAAAGGTTGATCTTAGCGGGGCAACCATCATTGGAAGGAGCGATTTACAATGA
- a CDS encoding MFS transporter, with product MRFKHVMSSWKYPSILLCGIGISNFGAWVYFIALNLIVLDLTKSPLAVAGLYMVKPLAVLLTNVWAGSVIDRRNKRNMMVTLDLFRATFIALLALTSSIWAIYSLVLVINMAEAVFGTTSRTYITKLIPIEQRKRFNSLRSLIDSGAFLIGPAIAGLLFIIGTPVAAIYINALALVLSGVITLFMPDLEKDDSFSLIDRHLSWAIVKKDWGIVLDYSRKASYVMLIYFLFSCMVVMETAMDSQEAAFAKSVLSLSDSDYGFLVSIAGAGIIAGAIINALFISKVRISYLIGLGSVCVSIGYMIYAVSTSFSIAATGFFLIAFSLAFANTGFQTFYQNNIPADIMGRVGSMFGLLEALLIIMTTVIVGASAHFLSIRFVVIAGSVMLLAFSILLCVLSMKPVKSRYYSSEGGMAEKKV from the coding sequence ATGAGATTCAAACATGTAATGTCATCATGGAAGTATCCTTCCATTTTATTGTGCGGAATCGGGATTTCGAACTTCGGCGCATGGGTGTATTTCATCGCCCTCAATTTAATCGTTCTTGATTTGACCAAGTCTCCCTTAGCAGTCGCTGGTTTATATATGGTGAAACCGTTGGCGGTATTGTTGACCAATGTTTGGGCTGGCAGCGTCATCGATCGGAGAAATAAGCGGAATATGATGGTCACACTTGATCTATTCCGGGCGACATTCATCGCTTTGCTGGCATTGACTTCCTCCATTTGGGCGATCTATTCGCTCGTATTGGTGATCAATATGGCAGAGGCCGTGTTTGGTACAACATCAAGGACGTATATAACAAAATTAATACCAATCGAACAAAGAAAACGATTCAACTCATTGCGAAGCTTGATCGATTCAGGGGCTTTTTTGATTGGACCAGCGATAGCGGGTCTCCTTTTCATAATCGGCACCCCCGTCGCTGCCATCTATATCAATGCTCTAGCCTTAGTATTATCAGGCGTGATCACGCTATTCATGCCAGATCTTGAAAAGGATGATTCCTTTAGCCTTATCGATCGCCACCTATCCTGGGCCATCGTGAAAAAGGATTGGGGCATCGTCCTCGATTACAGCCGGAAAGCCTCATATGTGATGCTCATATATTTCTTGTTCAGCTGCATGGTCGTAATGGAAACGGCCATGGACTCCCAAGAAGCAGCATTTGCCAAAAGCGTGCTTTCTTTGTCGGACAGCGATTACGGATTCCTCGTAAGCATCGCCGGGGCGGGTATCATTGCCGGAGCAATCATAAATGCATTATTCATCAGTAAAGTGCGGATATCCTATCTGATTGGCCTGGGTTCCGTATGTGTTTCGATCGGTTATATGATTTATGCCGTGTCGACTTCGTTTTCAATCGCGGCCACGGGATTTTTCCTTATTGCCTTTTCATTGGCTTTTGCTAATACTGGCTTTCAAACTTTTTATCAGAATAATATCCCGGCGGACATCATGGGGAGGGTGGGCAGCATGTTCGGTTTGTTGGAAGCATTATTGATCATTATGACAACAGTGATTGTCGGTGCTTCTGCCCATTTCCTTTCGATTCGGTTCGTCGTGATTGCAGGTTCCGTGATGCTTCTTGCGTTTTCGATTTTATTATGTGTACTCAGTATGAAGCCAGTGAAAAGCAGGTATTATTCCAGTGAAGGGGGAATGGCGGAGAAAAAGGTGTAA
- a CDS encoding ABC transporter ATP-binding protein produces MKHAIIMEGIAKGFQHKRVIQPLDLTIEKSGIFGLLGPSGCGKTTLIKMIVGLIKPDAGSVTVLDHKVPNETLLMEIGYMAQSDALYTELTGAENLEFFAKLYRLSKKERSERIRYAAEIVGLTNDLNTRIAHYSGGMKRRLSLAIALIQNPEILILDEPTVGIDPMLKRNIWQELERLRDEEHKTIVITTHVMDEAERCDELAMLREGAIIASGTPAALKGQFAAETLDDVFLKIGGGR; encoded by the coding sequence ATGAAACATGCGATTATCATGGAAGGTATTGCCAAAGGCTTTCAACATAAAAGGGTCATTCAGCCCTTGGACCTCACGATAGAAAAAAGTGGAATATTCGGCTTGTTAGGTCCTTCAGGATGCGGTAAGACGACCTTGATCAAAATGATTGTCGGCCTGATTAAGCCGGATGCCGGGAGCGTCACGGTTCTCGATCATAAGGTGCCAAATGAAACATTGTTGATGGAAATCGGCTATATGGCACAATCCGATGCTTTGTATACTGAGCTGACTGGTGCTGAAAACCTTGAGTTTTTTGCGAAGCTATATCGGTTATCGAAAAAGGAAAGAAGCGAGCGGATCCGATATGCAGCTGAAATCGTCGGATTAACGAATGATTTGAACACTCGGATTGCCCATTATTCCGGGGGGATGAAGCGCCGTTTGTCCTTGGCGATCGCCCTCATCCAAAATCCCGAAATCCTCATTTTGGATGAACCGACGGTGGGGATCGATCCTATGCTAAAACGAAACATTTGGCAGGAGCTGGAGCGGTTAAGAGATGAAGAGCACAAGACGATCGTGATAACGACGCATGTCATGGATGAGGCAGAACGATGCGATGAACTGGCGATGCTGCGTGAGGGAGCTATCATTGCATCGGGAACGCCTGCCGCATTAAAAGGACAATTTGCGGCGGAAACGCTTGATGATGTATTTTTAAAGATTGGAGGCGGACGGTAA
- a CDS encoding STAS domain-containing protein, giving the protein MHRNRELYSFLLNKAKQLTEDWYATLNKNDTAGVYSSPDPQVIEKLKQQNYQFHLHFFQIFTLEESQFFNELDEWIEDIGQDEEHLNTPIYYILREFFRTQKQYLDYIEQFAALHEEEYTQAEINSWYKIVVRVFSEVMERFTEANHRYANKIMKAQQQMIDELSSPIISLNDHTALLPLIGDIDTARGMSLLETTLQQCAEKNVSRLFLDLSGVHSIDGASAHQLSQLIESLHLIGIHTTLSGLRPEIAMKAVKLQLPFEKVTVKSTLAQAIHTIK; this is encoded by the coding sequence ATGCATAGAAATAGAGAACTATATTCCTTTTTATTAAATAAAGCAAAGCAACTGACTGAAGATTGGTATGCAACCTTGAATAAAAACGATACGGCGGGGGTATACAGTTCTCCTGATCCCCAAGTTATCGAAAAACTGAAGCAGCAAAACTATCAATTTCATTTACATTTCTTTCAAATCTTCACGTTAGAAGAAAGCCAGTTCTTTAATGAGCTAGACGAATGGATTGAAGATATCGGTCAGGATGAGGAACATTTAAATACGCCCATCTATTACATATTGAGGGAATTTTTCCGGACACAAAAACAATATTTGGATTATATCGAGCAGTTTGCGGCATTGCATGAAGAGGAATATACCCAAGCGGAAATCAACTCCTGGTATAAGATCGTGGTTAGGGTGTTCAGTGAAGTGATGGAAAGGTTCACTGAGGCAAACCATAGATATGCCAACAAAATCATGAAAGCCCAGCAGCAAATGATCGATGAATTGAGCTCGCCCATCATTTCTCTTAATGATCATACAGCGTTACTCCCGCTGATTGGTGATATCGACACAGCGAGGGGCATGTCCTTGCTAGAGACCACGTTACAACAGTGTGCCGAAAAAAATGTCTCAAGACTGTTCCTTGATTTATCAGGCGTCCATTCCATAGATGGTGCATCCGCACATCAGCTGTCACAATTGATCGAATCCTTGCATCTCATCGGCATCCATACGACCCTTTCAGGACTTAGGCCGGAAATAGCGATGAAAGCAGTCAAGCTTCAACTGCCTTTTGAAAAGGTGACGGTCAAATCGACTTTAGCCCAAGCGATCCATACGATAAAATGA
- a CDS encoding TrkH family potassium uptake protein, whose amino-acid sequence MINLIKAKNLLDPPKILVLGFGILILIGSYLLTLPISTESGHGLSFLDALFTATSATCVTGLVVVDTGSTFTTFGELVILTLIQIGGLGFMSFATFFFFLLGKKISLKGRLLLQESLNNLSMAGVVRLVRRLLIFTAIIEGMGALILSIRFSFDMPIGKAIYYGVFHSISNFNNAGFDLMGEFRSLTPYVSDPFITLTVVFLITFGGIGFIVMNELYEYRDIQRLSVHTKVVLTTSLILTIAGAILIFIFEFGNAKTLQPLSLMGKTLSSLFQSVSPRTAGSNTLDIPDLTQPTLLLIIFLMFVGASPGSTGGGIKTTTLATLIGTVWSQIKGKDDVVLFRHRIVSETIFKALSVSFIGVFMVSSISILLAITESGSDFLMILFEATSAFATVGLSMGLTPELSPLGRMLIIFTMFAGRVGPLTLAFAIAMRRKPDPFRRPKGKIMIG is encoded by the coding sequence ATGATCAATTTGATAAAAGCAAAAAATTTATTGGATCCGCCAAAAATACTTGTACTCGGGTTTGGCATCCTGATACTGATCGGGTCCTATTTATTGACCTTGCCGATTTCCACTGAAAGCGGGCATGGTCTTTCTTTTCTGGATGCTCTTTTCACCGCAACATCCGCTACTTGTGTAACAGGGCTTGTCGTAGTGGATACGGGATCGACTTTCACCACTTTTGGCGAGTTGGTCATCTTGACACTGATTCAAATAGGCGGCTTAGGATTCATGTCATTTGCGACGTTTTTCTTTTTCCTTTTAGGCAAGAAAATTTCCTTAAAAGGCAGGTTACTTTTGCAGGAGTCCTTAAATAATCTATCCATGGCAGGTGTAGTCAGGTTAGTGAGACGACTTTTGATTTTCACCGCCATCATTGAAGGCATGGGCGCCCTTATCTTATCGATTCGCTTCTCATTTGACATGCCAATCGGCAAAGCGATTTATTATGGGGTTTTTCATTCCATATCGAATTTCAATAATGCCGGCTTTGATTTAATGGGGGAATTCAGGAGTTTAACCCCCTATGTATCGGATCCATTCATAACCCTTACGGTCGTCTTCCTCATCACGTTTGGCGGAATAGGTTTCATCGTGATGAATGAACTATACGAATATCGTGATATCCAGCGTTTATCCGTACATACGAAGGTCGTTCTAACGACAAGCTTGATCCTTACGATTGCCGGCGCAATTTTAATCTTTATATTCGAGTTCGGCAACGCCAAAACATTGCAGCCTTTATCCTTGATGGGTAAAACGCTATCGTCTTTATTTCAGTCGGTTTCACCAAGGACGGCAGGCTCTAATACGTTGGATATTCCTGATTTGACTCAGCCTACCTTGCTGCTCATCATTTTCTTGATGTTCGTTGGGGCTTCTCCCGGATCGACTGGCGGCGGGATTAAAACAACTACATTGGCGACGCTTATCGGAACGGTTTGGTCACAGATTAAAGGAAAGGATGATGTGGTCTTATTCCGTCACCGTATTGTGAGTGAAACGATTTTCAAAGCATTATCCGTTTCATTCATTGGCGTATTCATGGTTTCAAGCATCTCCATTCTGCTGGCCATCACGGAAAGCGGAAGTGACTTCTTGATGATTTTGTTCGAAGCCACTTCAGCATTCGCCACCGTGGGACTTTCAATGGGCTTGACCCCAGAATTATCACCGCTTGGCCGGATGCTCATCATTTTTACGATGTTTGCAGGCCGTGTGGGCCCTTTGACTTTGGCCTTTGCTATCGCCATGCGGCGCAAACCAGATCCGTTCCGTCGGCCAAAAGGGAAAATCATGATTGGTTAA
- a CDS encoding GNAT family N-acetyltransferase, which yields MTVHIKEVTNENRAEILKLHIHEKQRTFIETTEQCLKDARECKYYRPVGLYTEDTLVGFAMYGFFPGEGEHGRVWLDRFFIDAKHQGQGLGTILLEALIERLTMEYDCPEVYLSIVEENQAASHLYRKFGFAFNGEADFNNERVMVKKI from the coding sequence ATGACAGTCCATATTAAAGAAGTCACGAACGAAAATAGAGCGGAGATTTTGAAGCTGCACATCCATGAAAAGCAAAGAACATTTATCGAAACGACCGAGCAATGTTTGAAAGATGCACGGGAATGTAAATATTACAGGCCAGTCGGTCTTTATACGGAAGATACCTTGGTCGGTTTTGCGATGTATGGTTTTTTCCCTGGCGAAGGGGAGCATGGCCGAGTTTGGCTCGACCGTTTTTTCATTGACGCAAAGCATCAGGGCCAGGGCCTTGGAACAATCCTGCTCGAGGCTTTGATCGAACGGTTAACCATGGAGTATGATTGCCCCGAGGTCTATTTGAGCATAGTCGAAGAGAATCAGGCTGCTTCTCACTTGTATAGGAAATTCGGCTTTGCCTTCAATGGCGAAGCAGATTTCAACAATGAAAGAGTCATGGTCAAGAAAATATGA
- a CDS encoding ABC transporter permease — protein MRISSLVTRIIQQLRRDRRTLALFFLAPLLILTLMYFIFGTEASELKIVVTGSDQSTVAGLGQADFQVKAAEEFSRKRMIETKTDGWLHVEHGKMELTLLNDEPARAKAVQMQLMLGLQGHTSKMPSIESQYVYGDENTKGFDTFSPMLVSFFVFFFVFLIAGIALLKERTSGTLERLLATPIKRHEIVAGYVIGYGSFALIQTIIVVLYAVNVLDIVLVGSIWLVLLTNILVALVALSLGTLLSSFATSEFQMVQFIPLVIVPQIFFTGIFPLDGMADWLQKIGKIMPLYYASDAMNGIMYKGFSFADVFLDLIVLVAFSAVFITINIISLKRYRSL, from the coding sequence ATGCGGATTTCCTCTCTCGTGACGCGAATCATCCAGCAGCTGCGCCGTGATCGAAGGACCCTAGCTTTATTTTTCCTCGCCCCCTTGCTCATCTTAACGCTCATGTACTTCATTTTTGGCACAGAAGCGAGTGAGTTGAAAATCGTCGTAACCGGCAGTGATCAAAGCACGGTCGCTGGATTGGGACAGGCCGATTTTCAAGTAAAGGCAGCTGAGGAGTTTTCAAGGAAACGAATGATTGAAACCAAAACGGATGGCTGGTTACACGTTGAACATGGAAAAATGGAGCTTACGCTGTTGAACGACGAACCAGCACGGGCAAAAGCCGTCCAAATGCAGCTGATGCTGGGACTGCAAGGACATACAAGCAAAATGCCTTCCATTGAATCGCAATATGTGTACGGAGATGAAAATACAAAGGGCTTTGACACCTTCAGTCCGATGCTCGTGAGCTTTTTCGTTTTTTTCTTCGTGTTTTTGATAGCGGGAATCGCGCTTTTGAAGGAGCGAACAAGCGGAACGCTGGAGCGGCTGCTGGCCACGCCGATCAAGCGGCATGAAATCGTCGCCGGCTATGTGATCGGCTATGGTTCATTTGCCCTCATTCAGACGATCATCGTCGTCCTCTATGCCGTCAACGTACTGGATATCGTGCTCGTGGGCTCCATATGGCTCGTGTTATTGACGAATATACTTGTCGCACTCGTGGCCTTATCGCTTGGCACGCTGCTGTCCAGTTTCGCCACCTCCGAATTCCAAATGGTGCAATTCATCCCGCTCGTCATCGTGCCGCAGATTTTCTTCACAGGGATATTCCCCTTGGATGGCATGGCGGACTGGCTGCAAAAAATCGGCAAAATCATGCCGCTTTATTACGCATCGGATGCCATGAACGGCATCATGTATAAAGGTTTTTCTTTCGCTGATGTATTCCTGGATCTTATCGTACTCGTGGCATTTTCGGCCGTGTTCATAACGATCAATATCATTAGCTTGAAAAGATACCGTTCCTTATGA
- the galE gene encoding UDP-glucose 4-epimerase GalE gives MILVVGGAGYIGSHLVKELVNEKEVVILDNLSTGFRSLVDSKAILVEGNLGDETVLNEIFNTYPIEAVMHFAANSLVGESVQDPYKYYENNVGATLTLLHTMLKHDVKNFIFSSTAATYGIPNVDMIDEDQPTDPINPYGRSKLMVEQILGDFAQAYGLRYVVLRYFNAAGAHESAEIGESHDPETHLIPIILQHLLGQREKISVFGTDYDTQDGTCIRDYIHVTDLAKAHIIALQALLSGKKNTATYNLGNGKGFSVKDVIDTCEKVTGVKPNIEYADRRPGDPARLVASAAKIYEDLGWKAAIDLEEIIESAWKWHKSQVN, from the coding sequence GTGATTTTGGTCGTTGGCGGTGCAGGTTATATCGGAAGTCATCTTGTAAAGGAATTAGTAAATGAAAAAGAGGTTGTCATCCTCGATAATCTTTCAACAGGTTTCCGTTCATTGGTTGATTCGAAGGCCATTTTGGTGGAAGGGAATTTAGGGGACGAAACGGTATTGAATGAAATATTCAATACATATCCCATAGAAGCGGTCATGCATTTTGCAGCCAATAGCTTGGTGGGAGAATCGGTTCAAGACCCATATAAATACTATGAAAATAATGTGGGGGCAACCCTTACATTATTGCATACCATGCTCAAGCATGATGTGAAGAATTTCATTTTTTCATCCACTGCCGCTACTTATGGGATACCAAATGTAGATATGATCGATGAGGATCAGCCAACTGATCCCATCAACCCATACGGCCGCTCGAAATTGATGGTGGAGCAAATCTTGGGGGACTTTGCACAAGCATATGGCCTGCGCTATGTTGTTTTGCGATATTTCAATGCAGCCGGGGCCCATGAATCGGCGGAAATCGGTGAGAGCCATGATCCGGAAACACATCTGATTCCGATCATTCTGCAGCATTTATTAGGTCAGCGTGAGAAGATTTCCGTGTTTGGTACGGACTATGATACACAGGATGGTACATGCATTCGCGACTATATTCATGTAACCGATTTAGCTAAAGCCCATATTATTGCGCTTCAAGCTCTTTTGTCGGGAAAAAAGAATACGGCCACCTATAACCTGGGGAACGGAAAAGGGTTTTCGGTTAAAGATGTGATCGACACATGCGAAAAAGTCACAGGCGTGAAACCGAACATTGAATATGCAGACCGCCGCCCTGGAGACCCAGCCCGACTCGTCGCTTCCGCTGCTAAAATATATGAAGACCTAGGCTGGAAAGCAGCCATAGATTTGGAAGAAATCATTGAAAGTGCGTGGAAATGGCATAAATCCCAAGTGAACTAA
- a CDS encoding PH domain-containing protein: protein MKYPSKKDWWMYVVFLGIFLAILSPVVMAEDFSSLWAAIPIICLLLWIWFTTYYVIEDKTLLVRSAFIRKTISIDDIQAIDRSFNPLSSPALSLDRIKISYGPHQYILISPLHREMFIEELLKRNPSIRTSLKR, encoded by the coding sequence ATGAAATACCCATCAAAAAAGGATTGGTGGATGTACGTCGTTTTTCTCGGGATCTTCCTGGCCATTCTTTCACCGGTGGTCATGGCTGAAGATTTTTCCAGTCTATGGGCGGCCATTCCCATCATCTGTTTACTGCTATGGATTTGGTTCACAACGTATTATGTCATTGAGGATAAGACCTTGCTCGTTCGGTCGGCATTCATCCGGAAGACGATATCCATCGATGATATCCAGGCGATTGATAGGTCGTTCAATCCGTTATCGTCACCGGCGCTTTCACTGGATCGTATAAAAATATCCTATGGCCCCCATCAGTACATTCTCATTTCCCCCTTGCATCGTGAAATGTTCATTGAAGAATTGTTGAAGCGGAATCCTTCTATACGAACCAGTCTGAAGAGGTAA
- a CDS encoding TetR/AcrR family transcriptional regulator C-terminal domain-containing protein gives MASIHEEMIQKTKAHIQHHFIALVEAEGFTHVSVKKIAERANINRGTFYLHYADKYALMDQLQQDLLDELQARITAILPKEALLALHQQQLYPPFVAIFQFIGEHAQPLRAILGDQGDPSFAKKIKRVFGDVLLDRLISQHPAALNEAFRTYMHAFLTSAILGVIQEWLENCEEQPVEEMAKIHFQILNFISQLRTFIK, from the coding sequence ATGGCATCGATTCATGAGGAAATGATACAAAAAACGAAGGCGCATATCCAGCATCACTTCATTGCACTCGTTGAAGCAGAAGGATTTACGCATGTGTCGGTAAAGAAGATTGCAGAGCGTGCGAACATCAATCGAGGCACCTTCTATCTTCATTATGCAGATAAATATGCGTTGATGGATCAATTACAGCAAGACTTGCTGGATGAACTTCAAGCACGCATTACGGCGATTTTACCGAAAGAGGCACTCCTTGCCCTTCATCAGCAACAGCTATATCCGCCTTTCGTCGCGATTTTCCAATTCATCGGTGAGCATGCCCAACCCTTGAGGGCGATTCTTGGTGATCAGGGCGATCCTTCTTTTGCGAAAAAAATAAAGCGTGTTTTCGGTGATGTCCTTTTGGATCGATTGATCAGCCAGCATCCTGCGGCTCTCAATGAAGCATTTCGAACATATATGCACGCCTTTTTGACATCGGCGATTTTAGGGGTGATCCAGGAATGGCTGGAAAATTGCGAGGAACAGCCAGTGGAGGAAATGGCAAAGATACATTTTCAAATCTTGAATTTCATCAGCCAATTACGCACATTCATTAAATGA
- a CDS encoding class I SAM-dependent methyltransferase, with protein MSETITNYEDILNMLDSLLREPTAFWNGFYEDREKGIPFFENLPDENLVTYFDEGLLGPGQVLELGCGPGRNAIYLAERGCSVDAVDLSQEALKWGMERAAEKDVHVNFIQRNLFDIEIVEGKYDIVYDSGCFHHIAPHRRLKYLEMVKKALKPKGAYSITCFVEGGELGGAAISDWEVYRQRSLMGGLGFTEEKLRTIFKDFEVAEIRKMKKTDEAFGMQGLWTGLFMKR; from the coding sequence TTGTCTGAGACGATTACAAACTATGAAGATATATTGAATATGCTCGACTCGCTTTTACGGGAGCCAACTGCATTTTGGAATGGTTTTTACGAAGATCGTGAAAAGGGAATCCCTTTTTTCGAAAACCTTCCTGATGAAAATCTAGTAACGTATTTTGATGAGGGTCTGCTTGGTCCAGGGCAGGTTCTTGAGCTAGGCTGCGGCCCTGGAAGAAATGCCATTTACCTGGCTGAAAGGGGCTGTTCCGTCGATGCGGTGGACTTGTCACAAGAAGCCCTGAAATGGGGGATGGAACGAGCGGCAGAAAAGGATGTGCATGTGAACTTCATTCAAAGGAACCTATTCGACATCGAGATCGTGGAAGGAAAATATGATATCGTGTATGATTCTGGCTGTTTTCACCATATAGCCCCGCACCGAAGGCTGAAATATCTGGAGATGGTCAAGAAAGCGCTAAAACCTAAAGGGGCCTATTCGATTACCTGTTTTGTAGAAGGCGGCGAATTGGGTGGTGCCGCCATTTCGGATTGGGAGGTTTATAGGCAACGAAGCCTTATGGGAGGATTGGGCTTTACGGAAGAAAAGCTTAGGACCATTTTCAAGGATTTCGAAGTTGCGGAAATACGTAAAATGAAGAAAACGGATGAAGCATTTGGAATGCAAGGCCTCTGGACGGGTTTGTTCATGAAAAGGTGA
- a CDS encoding PadR family transcriptional regulator, producing the protein MIQRKLSSDLLRGHVDTMILKLLQSGDKYGYEISKLIYVSSNEQYEIKEATMYSSLKRLEKDGCILSYWGDATQGGRRKYYKITPLGEDTYRQNKNDWEQAKRILESLL; encoded by the coding sequence TTGATTCAACGCAAACTTTCCTCAGACCTGCTTCGCGGACATGTGGATACAATGATTCTAAAACTCCTGCAAAGTGGCGATAAGTATGGTTACGAGATCAGCAAACTGATATATGTGAGTTCAAATGAGCAATATGAAATAAAGGAAGCAACGATGTATTCCAGCTTAAAACGTCTGGAAAAAGACGGATGCATCCTCTCTTATTGGGGAGACGCCACCCAAGGCGGCAGAAGGAAATATTATAAAATCACTCCTCTCGGGGAAGACACATATCGGCAAAATAAAAATGACTGGGAGCAGGCTAAGCGAATCCTTGAAAGCCTGCTGTAA
- a CDS encoding TrkA family potassium uptake protein, with translation MGKRQYAVIGLGRFGTSVAHRLYTAGQEVLGIDINEESVENAELSVTHAVIADTTEAETLKSIGIRNFDCVIVAIGNDMQSSILTTLLLKELGVKKVIAKALNKNHGQVLSKIGADWVIYPERDMGERVANQLLSPNMLNYIELSKEYNIEEIILPMSMKGKSLRELDLRATYNISVIAIVSNGEIIIAPSPDQDIHEKDMLLVVGNKEDLAVFANIE, from the coding sequence ATGGGCAAACGACAATATGCCGTAATCGGATTAGGCAGATTCGGAACCAGTGTGGCACATAGATTATATACGGCCGGCCAAGAGGTTTTGGGGATTGATATCAATGAGGAAAGTGTCGAGAATGCGGAATTGAGCGTTACCCATGCAGTCATTGCGGATACAACCGAAGCAGAGACATTGAAATCGATCGGAATCCGTAATTTCGATTGTGTCATCGTAGCCATCGGAAATGACATGCAATCGAGCATTTTAACTACCTTGCTTTTAAAAGAGCTTGGGGTCAAAAAAGTCATTGCCAAAGCCCTTAATAAAAATCACGGCCAGGTGCTCTCGAAAATCGGTGCCGACTGGGTCATCTATCCTGAGAGGGATATGGGGGAACGGGTCGCGAATCAGCTTCTCTCCCCTAACATGCTGAACTATATAGAGCTCTCTAAAGAATACAATATCGAGGAAATCATCCTCCCCATGAGCATGAAGGGAAAAAGCCTCAGAGAGCTCGATTTACGTGCAACATATAATATCAGCGTCATTGCCATCGTCAGTAATGGAGAAATCATCATAGCACCATCACCGGATCAGGATATTCATGAAAAAGATATGCTTCTAGTCGTTGGCAATAAAGAAGATCTAGCCGTCTTTGCCAATATTGAATGA